The sequence below is a genomic window from Shinella zoogloeoides.
ATGACGTCATGAGCGCTTTGCCGACGCTTCCCCACGATGCATGGTCCGCCTGGCACCCGCAGGAGCTTGCGAACCGGCTCGCAGCCGTCGTGCGGCCGTGGTGCGTTGTCGGCGGCTGGGCGCTGGATCTTTGGCATGGCGAGGAGACGCGGCCGCACGAGGATCTTGAATTCACCATCCTGCGCGGCGATTTCGCCCTGTTCCGCGCCGCCTTGTCCGGCCTGCGGCTCCATGCGGTCGGCGACGGCCACGTCGAACCGCTCGGGGTGGGTGAGGCGCCGCCCGCCGATAAAGCGCAGGTCTGGTGCGAGGACGTCGCGGCGGCATGCTGGCGCGTCGACATGATGCTGGAGGGCGGCACGCCCGAGACCTGGGTCTACAAGCGCGACCCGGCGATCCGCCGGCCGCGCGGCGAGGTCGTGCATGTGACGGAGGGCGGCATTCCCTATCTCGCGCCGGAAGCCATCCTGCTGTTCAAGGCGAAATACCGGCGCGACAAGGACGAGGCGGATTTTTCCCGCGCGCTGCCCAAGCTCGACGCAGCGCAGCGGCGCTGGCTCGGGGCCTGCATCGCCAGGGCCCATCCCGGCCATGCCTGGCTGGAGGCGCTATAGGCTCATTCGCCGGTGAGGAAGAATTTCCACTGG
It includes:
- a CDS encoding amino acid transporter, with translation MSALPTLPHDAWSAWHPQELANRLAAVVRPWCVVGGWALDLWHGEETRPHEDLEFTILRGDFALFRAALSGLRLHAVGDGHVEPLGVGEAPPADKAQVWCEDVAAACWRVDMMLEGGTPETWVYKRDPAIRRPRGEVVHVTEGGIPYLAPEAILLFKAKYRRDKDEADFSRALPKLDAAQRRWLGACIARAHPGHAWLEAL